The sequence GCATTGTCGATGAAGAAGTTGAGGAACACCTGCAGCGAGAAGAAGCCCTTGAACAGGTACGACCCGGCCAAGAACATGAGCACGAACAGGCTGCTGGTGACCGCGAGCGGCAGGTGCCTCGGGTCGATCCGGACGGAGCGCCCGGTCGCGGTGGTGGTGCCGCTCCCTCCGGTCGCGGCGATGGTGCCGCTCCGTCCGGTCACGGCGGCGGTGTCGATCATGGTGTGACCACCCTCCTCGTCCGTTGCTTTGCGATGAGATCCCTGACCTTCTGCGATTGCACGATGGTGATCAGGAAGACGACGAGCGCCTTCACCACCAGGTTGACCTCCGGCGGCACACCGGCGGAGTAGATGGTGGTGGTGAGCGTCTGGATGATCAGGGCGCCGATGACGCTCCCCGCCAGCGTGAACTTGCCCCCGGAGAGCGACGTCCCGCCGAGGACCACGGCCAGGATGGCGTCCAGCTCGAAGAGGAGGCCCGCGTTGTTCCCGTCGGCGCTCTTGACGTTCGAGCTCACGATGAGCCCGGCGATGCCGGCGCACAGGCCGCACACGGCGTAACAGGCGAAGGTGATCGTGCGCGCGCGGATCCCGGCCAGCCGCGAGGCGACCGGGTTCACGCCGATCGCCTCGATGAACATGCCGAGCGCGGTCTTGCGGGTCAGCAGCCAGACGACGGCGCTCACGGCCGCCACGATGAACAGCGAGACCGGGATCCCGAGGAGGAAGCCGTTCCCGATGAAGTGATACGGGCTGTAGTAGATCGTGATGATCTGGCCGCCCGTGATGAGCTGGGCGATGCCTCGCCCCGTGACGAGGAGGATCAGGGTCGCGATGATCGGCTGCATGCCGAAGAGCGACACGAGCGCTCCGTTCCACATGCCGAGCGCCAGCGCCACGCCCAGCGCGCTCCAGATGACGATCGGCAGCGGAACACGCGTCGCGTCCGCCATGCCGGTCCCGCCGCTCGGCGAGAGCTCGCCGCCGATCAGCACCGCCGCGACCGCGCCGGAGATGGCCACGACCGCGCCGACGGAGATGTCGATGCCGCGGGTGGCGATCACCAGGGTGAGCCCCATGGCGATGATCATGAGCGGCGATGCGCGGTTCAGGATGTCGATGACGCTGCCGTAGAGGTGGCCGTCCTTGACCGTGATCGCGAAGAACTGCGGGTTGCTGACGAGGTTGAACAGCAGGAGGAAGCCGAGCATCGCCAGCGGCCAGAACGTGTTCCCGCTGGCGAGCCGGCGCAGGGAGGCGGCGGCGGCGCTCACGGCTGACCTCCCGCGATGATCTGGTAGACCGCCTGCTCGTCGGTCTTGGCCGTGGCGAGCTCCGCCACCTTGCGCCGGTCGCGCAGGACGACGACCTGGTCCGAGTAGCGCAGCGCCTCGGCCATCTCCGAGGAGACGATCACCACCGCCATGCCCCGATCGCAGAGATCCATGACCTGGCCCATGATCTCGCCCTTGGCCGCCACGTCGATGCCGCGGGTCGGCTCGTCGAGGATGAGCATGCGCGGATCGGTCACCAGCCAGCGGGCCAGGAGCGCCTTCTGCTGGTTGCCGCCGCTCAGCTTGGAGATGGGCACCTCCGCGTCGGCGGCCACGATGCCGAGCCGCTGGATGTAGCGGCGGGCGATGTCGTCCTGCTCGTCCCGGGACAGGTTGCGGAAGATGCCGCGCTTGGCCTGGAGGGCGACGACGATGTTCTCGCGCAGCGACAGGTCGCCGAGGATCCCCTCGACCTTCCGGTCCTCGGGGCAGAAGCCGAGGCCGCGCGCGATCGCGTCGAGCGGCGAGCCGATGCGCGCCGGCTCCCCGTCGATCTCGATGGATCCCTGGTCCGCCCCGTCGAGCCCGAACAGGAGCCGCACCGTCTCCGTCTTCCCGGCGCCCAGGAGGCCCGCGAGGCCGAGCGCTTCGCCGCGCTGCACGTCGAGATCGACGTCGCTGACCGAGCCCTTCTTGCCGAGCCCTCGCGCCCGCAACAGGGGCGCTTGCCCGCCCGCCGACG is a genomic window of Sorangium aterium containing:
- a CDS encoding ABC transporter permease translates to MSAAAASLRRLASGNTFWPLAMLGFLLLFNLVSNPQFFAITVKDGHLYGSVIDILNRASPLMIIAMGLTLVIATRGIDISVGAVVAISGAVAAVLIGGELSPSGGTGMADATRVPLPIVIWSALGVALALGMWNGALVSLFGMQPIIATLILLVTGRGIAQLITGGQIITIYYSPYHFIGNGFLLGIPVSLFIVAAVSAVVWLLTRKTALGMFIEAIGVNPVASRLAGIRARTITFACYAVCGLCAGIAGLIVSSNVKSADGNNAGLLFELDAILAVVLGGTSLSGGKFTLAGSVIGALIIQTLTTTIYSAGVPPEVNLVVKALVVFLITIVQSQKVRDLIAKQRTRRVVTP